A stretch of the Streptococcus oralis genome encodes the following:
- the comW gene encoding sigma(X)-activator ComW, which produces MLQKFYDRAFVFLKLVEQEYASLGQSCSEWESLHLRFLLYYLIRFKIKSDRDFSLYHFKTAYRLYLDKLLQGGTTLIQ; this is translated from the coding sequence ATGCTTCAGAAATTTTATGATCGAGCATTCGTCTTTTTGAAACTAGTTGAACAAGAATATGCCTCTTTAGGCCAGAGTTGTTCAGAGTGGGAATCACTTCATCTTCGGTTTTTACTATATTATTTAATCCGATTTAAAATAAAAAGTGATAGGGACTTTTCACTATATCACTTTAAAACAGCTTATCGTCTATATCTAGATAAATTACTACAAGGTGGTACAACTCTCATTCAATAG
- a CDS encoding adenylosuccinate synthase yields MTSVVVVGTQWGDEGKGKITDFLSANAEVIARYQGGDNAGHTIVIDGKKFKLHLIPSGIFFPEKISVIGNGMVVNPKSLVKELSYLHEEGVTTDNLRISDRAHVILPYHIELDRLQEEAKGDNKIGTTIKGIGPAYMDKAARVGIRIADLLDKDIFRERLERNLAEKNRLFEKLYDSTPISVDDIFEEYYEYGQQIKQYVTDTSVILNDALDNGKRVLFEGAQGVMLDIDQGTYPFVTSSNPVAGGVTIGSGVGPSKIDKVVGVCKAYTSRVGDGPFPTELFDEVGDRIREVGHEYGTTTGRPRRVGWFDSVVMRHSRRVSGITNLSLNSIDVLSGLDMVKICVAYDLDGQRIDYYPASLEQLKRCKPIYEELPGWSEDITGVRNLEDLPENARNYVRRISELVGVRISTFSVGPGREQTNILESVWS; encoded by the coding sequence ATGACTTCAGTTGTTGTTGTAGGTACCCAGTGGGGTGATGAAGGTAAAGGGAAAATTACAGATTTTCTTTCTGCTAATGCAGAGGTAATTGCTCGTTATCAAGGTGGTGATAATGCTGGTCACACGATTGTGATCGATGGTAAGAAATTTAAGTTGCACTTGATTCCATCTGGAATTTTCTTTCCTGAAAAAATCTCTGTTATTGGGAATGGGATGGTCGTGAATCCAAAATCCCTTGTGAAAGAGTTGAGCTATCTTCATGAGGAAGGTGTGACAACTGATAACTTGCGTATTTCTGATCGTGCGCATGTTATTTTGCCTTATCACATTGAGTTGGATCGCTTGCAGGAAGAAGCTAAGGGTGACAATAAGATTGGTACTACAATCAAGGGAATCGGTCCAGCATATATGGACAAGGCTGCTCGTGTTGGAATTCGTATTGCGGATCTTTTGGATAAGGATATTTTCCGTGAACGTTTGGAACGCAATCTTGCAGAAAAGAATCGTTTGTTTGAAAAATTATATGATAGCACCCCTATTTCAGTTGATGATATTTTTGAAGAGTATTATGAATATGGTCAACAAATCAAGCAATACGTGACAGATACATCCGTTATCTTGAATGATGCGCTTGATAATGGCAAACGTGTGCTGTTTGAAGGTGCGCAAGGTGTTATGCTAGATATCGACCAAGGTACGTATCCATTTGTTACGTCGTCAAACCCTGTCGCTGGTGGTGTGACAATTGGGTCTGGTGTTGGCCCAAGTAAGATTGACAAGGTTGTAGGTGTATGTAAAGCCTACACAAGTCGTGTAGGAGACGGACCTTTCCCAACTGAATTATTTGATGAAGTGGGAGATCGCATCCGTGAAGTAGGTCATGAATACGGTACAACAACTGGCCGTCCACGTCGTGTGGGTTGGTTTGATTCAGTTGTGATGCGCCATAGTCGCCGTGTATCTGGGATTACCAATCTTTCATTGAATTCTATCGATGTTTTGAGCGGTTTGGATATGGTAAAAATCTGTGTAGCTTATGATCTCGATGGTCAACGTATTGATTACTATCCTGCTAGTCTTGAGCAGTTGAAACGTTGCAAGCCAATTTACGAAGAGTTACCAGGTTGGTCAGAAGACATCACTGGAGTCCGTAATTTAGAAGACCTTCCTGAGAATGCACGTAACTATGTTCGTCGTATAAGCGAGTTGGTTGGTGTTCGTATCTCTACTTTCTCAGTAGGTCCTGGTCGTGAACAAACTAATATTTTAGAAAGTGTTTGGTCATAG
- the tadA gene encoding tRNA adenosine(34) deaminase TadA yields the protein MNYTVEEKEAFMREALREAEIALEHDEIPIGCVIVKDGEIIGRGHNAREELQRAVMHAEIMAIENANLSEESWRLLDCTLFVTIEPCVMCSGAIGLARIPNVVYGAKNQKFGAAGSLYDILTDERLNHRVEVETGILEDDCAAIMQDFFRNRRKK from the coding sequence ATGAATTATACAGTTGAAGAAAAAGAAGCCTTTATGAGAGAGGCTTTGAGAGAGGCTGAGATTGCCTTAGAACACGATGAAATTCCAATTGGTTGTGTGATTGTCAAGGATGGAGAAATCATTGGTAGGGGACATAATGCGCGCGAGGAGTTGCAACGGGCGGTCATGCATGCAGAAATCATGGCTATAGAGAATGCGAATCTGAGTGAGGAGAGCTGGCGCTTGCTGGATTGCACGCTTTTTGTGACCATTGAGCCTTGTGTCATGTGTAGCGGGGCCATTGGGCTTGCCCGTATTCCAAACGTAGTCTATGGGGCTAAAAACCAGAAATTTGGTGCAGCTGGAAGTTTGTACGATATTTTGACAGATGAGCGTCTCAATCATCGTGTAGAGGTAGAAACGGGAATTTTGGAAGATGATTGTGCAGCGATTATGCAGGACTTTTTCCGAAATCGACGGAAAAAATAA
- a CDS encoding dUTP diphosphatase: protein MKIRGFELVSSFTDENLLPKRETAHAAGYDLKVAERTVIAPGEIVLVPTGVKAYMQPTEVLYLYDRSSNPRKKGLVLINSVGVIDGDYYGNPGNEGHIFAQMKNITEQEVALEVGERVVQAVFAPFLIADGDEADGVRTGGFGSTGH from the coding sequence ATGAAAATTCGTGGTTTTGAATTGGTTTCGAGTTTTACAGACGAAAATTTATTGCCGAAACGAGAGACAGCTCACGCAGCTGGTTACGACTTAAAGGTTGCGGAACGCACTGTGATTGCTCCAGGAGAGATTGTCTTGGTTCCGACAGGGGTTAAGGCCTACATGCAGCCGACAGAAGTGCTCTATCTCTATGACCGTTCATCAAACCCTCGCAAGAAGGGCTTGGTCTTGATTAACTCAGTTGGGGTCATTGATGGGGATTATTATGGAAATCCTGGGAATGAAGGCCATATCTTTGCTCAGATGAAAAACATTACTGAACAGGAAGTCGCCCTCGAAGTTGGAGAACGTGTGGTCCAGGCTGTTTTTGCACCATTTTTGATTGCAGATGGAGATGAGGCAGACGGCGTGCGAACTGGTGGATTTGGATCGACAGGGCATTAA